The region CTGTGTCCATGGGACGTACTGCGGTGACGGTTCGAAAACTATCACCGTCAATAAATACAACCCATAGCGGGGATCGCATGCGGGACATATCCGCAAAACGATATAGAGATGGATTTGAGGCACAGTTGGCTTATGTTGATTCGACTGTTTTGCCGTGTTTATTTAAATTTTGTTGATTTTCGGCCACAAGCGTGTGGGCACACCGCTGCGCTGGGGCGCAAAAGTCAGCGTGTGCCTCGCGAAAGCGGACCCCTATATCCATCTGGCACCGTTATTCGGGCAGCTAAATTATTAAGCGATCCCTGCAAGAGAATCGGTTCCATGGGAAAATCACGCGTTCCCGCCGTTTTCAAGTCTCGTTTTCCCCATGTCCACCGACTCAGCGACACCTCGCAGCGAATTTGCGACGACCATGCGGATCATTCCGGTCGTCTTTTTCACGTTTCTTTGCTACCTGACGATCGGGATTCCGCTGGCGGTGCTGCCCGGCTACGTCCACGACGATCTTGGTTACAGCGCGGTGCTGGCTGGCGCGGCGATCAGCGTGCAATACCTGGCGACGCTGGCATCGCGGCCACTGGCCGGGCGTTCGGCGGACACGCTGGGGCCGAAGCGGACAGTGTCGATTGGCCTGCTTGGTTGCGGCGCGAGCGGGATTTTGTTGCTGCTGGCTGTGTTGTGCGGGCGTTGGCCTGTACTGAGCATGGTGTTGCTGGTGTGCAGCCGCCTCGTGCTCGGATTTGGCGAAAGCTTGTGCGGAACCGGTGCGATTCTGTGGGGCATTGGCCGGGTGGGCACGAGCAACAATGCTCGGGTGATCTCGTGGAACGGCATCGCGACCTATGGCGCGCTGGCTGTCGGCGCGCCGCTTGGGGTGGCGATTGCGCACACGGTTGGGTTTGCCGCGCTGGGCATCCTGGTGATTTTGCTGGCGGCGCTCGGGTTTTATCTAGCCCGGCCGATGGCGCCGGTGCCGATCGTGCATGGCGAGCGGATGTCTTACCGGAGCGTGTTCACGCGGGTGTTGCCGCATGGGATTGGGCTTGCTTTGGGCTCCGCCGGGTTTGGGTCGATTGCTACGTTTATTACGCTTTTTTATGCGGCTAAGCATTGGCCGAACGCGGCTTTGTCGTTGACTGTTTTTGGCACGCTGTTCATCGGCTCGCGGTTGTTGTTTGCCAATACGATCAAGACCTACGGTGGGTTTCGGGTTGCTATTGTTTCTTTTTCGTTCGAATGCGTTGGGTTGCTGATGTTGTGGTTGGCGCCTGAGCCGCATTTTGCCCTTGCTGGGGCGGCGTTGACCGGGTTTGGGTTTGCTTTGGTGTTTCCGGCTCTTGGTGTTGAAGCCGTCGGGCTTGTGCCGCCCGCTAGCCGCGGGGCTGCTTTGTCGGCTTATTCTGTGTTTCTTGACCTCTCCCTTGGGATTACTGGGCCGTTGGCCGGGTATATCGCTGGGGAGTTTGGATATGGATCGGTGTTTCTCTTTGCAGCTGTTGCCGCTGCGGCGGCAGTTGGGTTGTCTACTCTTCTTTATTTGCGGAATGCTAAGGTGGCTAATTTGCCTGCGGCATTGTGATTTTTTTGCGCGTAGCGGTTTTGGTTTGGTTGTTTACCTACGGTGTTGGGGTTTGCTTCAGCTTGGTTGCCTGCGCGGCGCTTTTTGGCTGTGTGCCGACGGCGTTGGCCTTTCCTTGATTTCTTGGTGGTCTATTAGCGTCGCCCCTGTGCGGGGCAGGCACTTACTTTCTTTGCCGCCGTGTAAAGAAAGTAAGCAAAGAAAGCGGCTTCACACCGCTAATTCTTAAGCGGGTCCCCTGGCTTGGAGGAGGTAGTGGAGCATCTGGAATCGGTGCTCTCGCACATTCCGCCCCGGTGACAAGGCAGTCATACTTCCGGCGGCGCTACGCGCGCCGTGGCGGTACTTCTCAAAACCGTCGGCGCTTTCAGCGCCTGCGGTTGTTCAAGCGTAACGGCCTGCCTTTGCTGCGCTGGTGTAACTCGCGGCCGCGTTTCGTTCGGCGCAGTGGTCCGCATTTCCGCAATTCAGCGTCTCGCCGAGGCGCAGCCGATGGCCCCCCACCGCATACAAACGAAGCCCCTGGTTTCGCTTGCAGACCGTCCCGGCGAGCACGCAGTGCGAGGCGGGAAGGATGATGCCGGAGGCGCTTATCTGCGATCGGTGTTGGGAAGTACCGCGTCGGCGCGCGCAGCGCCGCCGGAAGTATGACTGCCTTGTCACCAGGGCGGAGTGTGCGAGAACACTGATTCCAGATGCTCCACTACCTCCTCCAAGCCGGGGGACCCGCTTAAGAATTAGCGGTGTGAAGCCGCTTTCTTTGCTTACTTTCTTTGCGGCGGCAAAGAAAGTAAGTGCCTGCCCCGCACAGGGGCGACGCTAATAGACCACTAACAAATCAAGGAAAGGCCAACGCCGTCGGCACACAGCCAAAAAGCGCCGCGAAGGCAAAAAAACCACCCCTCACTTCCCCCCGGAAAGGCCACATTCCAAAGCCGCCACGCCAGCTGGCAAATCAACCCTAACACCGAGATCAACCATAGTCCGCCCCAGTGCATGCAAAGTGCGAAAAAGATTATGTTCGCGGCACTGCTCTCCCATCTGCCCAATCCGAACAATCGGCAGCCCGAAGGAACCGGAAATCTC is a window of Paraburkholderia sp. IMGN_8 DNA encoding:
- a CDS encoding MFS transporter, encoding MSTDSATPRSEFATTMRIIPVVFFTFLCYLTIGIPLAVLPGYVHDDLGYSAVLAGAAISVQYLATLASRPLAGRSADTLGPKRTVSIGLLGCGASGILLLLAVLCGRWPVLSMVLLVCSRLVLGFGESLCGTGAILWGIGRVGTSNNARVISWNGIATYGALAVGAPLGVAIAHTVGFAALGILVILLAALGFYLARPMAPVPIVHGERMSYRSVFTRVLPHGIGLALGSAGFGSIATFITLFYAAKHWPNAALSLTVFGTLFIGSRLLFANTIKTYGGFRVAIVSFSFECVGLLMLWLAPEPHFALAGAALTGFGFALVFPALGVEAVGLVPPASRGAALSAYSVFLDLSLGITGPLAGYIAGEFGYGSVFLFAAVAAAAAVGLSTLLYLRNAKVANLPAAL